The following proteins come from a genomic window of Lolium rigidum isolate FL_2022 chromosome 5, APGP_CSIRO_Lrig_0.1, whole genome shotgun sequence:
- the LOC124653964 gene encoding disease resistance protein Pik-2-like translates to MVSVLAGVITSVISKLTALLGEEYAKLKGVHREVEFMKDELSSMNALLHRFAEVDCDLDVQTKEWSSQVREMSYDIEDCIDDFMKSLGQTEMAKSAGLVQSVVQQLKAVRVRHQISSQIQGLKARVEDASKRRMRYKIDERTFEPSILRAIDRRLPSLYAEQDELVDIDQPRDELIKCLMEGVGSSVQKLKVISIAGPGGLGKTTLANEVYRKLEGQFQCRAFVSLSQQPDVNKILRNILSQVCQQELPSTDIWDEGKLIDAIREVLKNKRYLVIIDDVWSTQAWKIIKCSFF, encoded by the exons ATGGTGAGCGTCTTAGCAGGGGTGATCACATCTGTCATCAGCAAGCTCACTGCCCTGCTTGGGGAGGAGTACGCAAAGCTGAAGGGTGTGCACAGGGAGGTGGAGTTCATGAAAGATGAGCTGAGCAGCATGAACGCACTCCTTCACAGGTTTGCAGAGGTAGACTGCGATCTTGATGTGCAGACGAAGGAATGGAGTAGCCAAGTCAGGGAGATGTCTTATGACATCGAGGATTGCATTGACGACTTTATGAAAAGCCTTGGTCAAACTGAGATGGCCAAGTCTGCAGGGCTTGTCCAAAGTGTAGTCCAGCAGCTCAAGGCAGTGAGGGTGCGCCATCAAATCTCCAGCCAAATCCAGGGGCTTAAGGCACGTGTTGAAGATGCAAGCAAGCGGCGTATGAGGTATAAGATCGATGAGCGCACCTTCGAGCCTAGCATCTTAAGGGCCATCGACCGTCGTTTGCCTTCGCTCTATGCTGAACAGGATGAACTTGTCGATATTGACCAGCCAAGAGATGAGCTCATCAAGTGCCTAATGGAGGGGGTGGGTTCATCGGTGCAGAAACTAAAGGTCATATCTATTGCGGGTCCTGGAGGCCTCGGTAAAACTACCCTTGCGAATGAGGTGTACCGTAAACTGGAAGGCCAGTTCCAGTGTCGAGCTTTTGTTTCTTTGTCACAGCAACCAGATGTGAATAAGATCTTAAGAAATATACTCTCTCAAGTCTGCCAGCAGGAGCTTCCTAGCACAGATATATGGGACGAGGGGAAGCTCATCGATGCAATCAGAGAAGTTTTAAAGAACAAgag GTACTTAGTCATCATTGATGATGTATGGAGTACTCAAGCATGGAAGATTATCAAATGTTCTTTTTTTTGA